A region from the Sphingomonas brevis genome encodes:
- the dnaQ gene encoding DNA polymerase III subunit epsilon, which produces MREIVFDTETTGLSPAGGDRMVEIGCIEMIGRIETGRYFHCYFNPDRSMPSEAEAVHGLSDIFLSDKPRFADKAEELLEFIGDSPLVAHNASFDFGFLNHELENCGRAAVSMARMVDTLVLARTRHPGAKHSLDALCTRFGVDRSQRVKHGALLDAQLLAQVYIELTGGRQIGLGLVASAPEEDSAALELAESVTRTVRPPRPHAAGPDEVARHRAFLVKIVSPLWDRFLAPTSERGAA; this is translated from the coding sequence ATGCGAGAAATTGTCTTCGATACGGAGACCACGGGTTTGTCGCCCGCGGGCGGCGACCGCATGGTCGAAATCGGCTGCATCGAAATGATCGGCCGAATCGAAACGGGGCGCTACTTCCATTGCTACTTCAATCCCGACCGGTCGATGCCTAGCGAGGCCGAGGCGGTCCATGGGCTGAGCGATATTTTCCTCTCGGACAAGCCGCGCTTTGCCGACAAGGCCGAGGAACTGCTCGAGTTCATCGGGGATTCGCCGCTGGTCGCGCACAACGCCAGTTTCGACTTCGGCTTCCTCAATCACGAACTGGAAAATTGCGGCCGCGCCGCCGTTTCAATGGCCCGGATGGTCGATACGCTGGTCCTTGCCCGCACCCGCCATCCCGGTGCGAAGCACAGCCTCGACGCGCTATGCACGCGGTTCGGTGTAGATCGCTCGCAACGCGTCAAGCATGGCGCCTTGCTCGACGCCCAGCTACTCGCCCAGGTCTATATCGAGCTCACTGGCGGCCGGCAGATCGGCCTCGGCCTGGTCGCCTCGGCGCCGGAAGAGGATTCCGCCGCGCTGGAGTTGGCCGAATCTGTCACGCGCACGGTTCGCCCGCCGCGACCGCACGCCGCCGGTCCGGACGAGGTCGCGCGCCATCGGGCGTTCCTGGTCAAGATTGTCAGTCCCTTGTGGGATCGTTTCCTCGCTCCCACTTCGGAACGTGGTGCCGCCTGA
- a CDS encoding PaaI family thioesterase, with amino-acid sequence MPPERLSGEDAHLRALEALYASAPVNDLFESRLTLPEAGRSEIRFNVAPDTFHAAGAAHGTLYFKMLDDAAFYAANGLVSDRFLLTTAFNLHFTKPMREGEARAEGRWVSGKRRVFVAEARIVDCEGEECARGTGTFMRSHIALSGLDGYRAG; translated from the coding sequence ATGCCGCCTGAACGGCTGTCGGGGGAGGACGCGCATCTCAGGGCGCTCGAAGCCCTCTATGCCTCCGCCCCGGTCAACGATCTGTTCGAATCCCGGCTGACCTTGCCGGAAGCCGGCCGAAGCGAGATTCGCTTCAATGTCGCGCCCGATACATTTCACGCGGCGGGTGCGGCTCACGGAACACTCTATTTCAAGATGCTCGATGACGCGGCCTTCTATGCCGCCAATGGCCTGGTCAGCGACCGCTTCCTGCTGACGACCGCATTCAATCTCCACTTCACCAAGCCGATGCGCGAGGGGGAAGCTCGGGCCGAGGGGCGCTGGGTTTCCGGCAAGCGGAGGGTGTTTGTCGCCGAGGCGCGAATTGTCGATTGCGAGGGCGAGGAGTGTGCCCGCGGGACTGGCACCTTCATGCGCTCACACATCGCCCTTTCCGGGCTCGACGGCTATCGCGCCGGCTGA
- a CDS encoding Maf family protein, which translates to MSLILASNSQIRRSMLEQAGIDFSVRPPDFDEDAVKAAGLDGESLALRLAEGKASSILVGQDDWVIGSDSTLTVDGTRYSKPRTREDAATHLRIFSGRTMLLSSAVALANQRQVGWSHGETAVLEVRRLSEEFIQSYLDREWPEVGYCVGVFRMEGRGVTLFDRVEGSHFTILGMPLLPLLGALRERGIIEP; encoded by the coding sequence ATGTCGTTGATATTGGCCAGTAACAGCCAAATTCGGCGGTCGATGCTGGAGCAGGCCGGAATCGATTTTTCCGTCCGGCCGCCCGATTTCGATGAAGATGCGGTGAAAGCGGCCGGCCTTGATGGAGAGAGCCTTGCCTTGCGCCTGGCAGAGGGCAAGGCGTCGTCGATCCTCGTCGGCCAGGACGATTGGGTGATCGGCAGCGACAGCACGCTGACGGTCGACGGGACTCGCTATTCGAAGCCGCGGACACGCGAGGATGCCGCCACTCACCTTCGCATATTTTCCGGACGGACGATGTTGTTGTCGAGCGCAGTCGCGCTGGCCAACCAGCGCCAGGTCGGCTGGAGCCATGGCGAGACCGCGGTGCTCGAAGTGCGCCGGCTAAGCGAGGAATTCATCCAATCCTACCTCGACCGGGAATGGCCCGAAGTTGGCTATTGCGTCGGCGTGTTCCGGATGGAGGGTCGCGGCGTGACCCTGTTCGATCGTGTCGAGGGAAGCCATTTCACTATCCTTGGAATGCCGCTCCTGCCGCTGCTCGGCGCGCTCCGGGAACGCGGGATCATCGAGCCATGA
- a CDS encoding cell wall hydrolase, which yields MFVPFRSTFLVIAALTGSSVAPAQVNPNAAPMPAAEWTPLPDAPVEQLLQQNVDPLAPAPEAESATVQSPDDTIEPGETLAETVAKLRSSDPGSRELECLAGAIYFESKSESLSGQLAVGHVIANRAASGRFPSSYCGVVYQRSQFSFVRGHSMPYIPRASQDWKDAVAIAKIVDEKLHPSPMGKALFFHARRVSPGWRMSRVGTLGNHIFYR from the coding sequence ATGTTTGTGCCTTTTCGTTCCACCTTCCTGGTGATTGCCGCGCTGACCGGTTCTTCGGTCGCGCCGGCGCAAGTTAACCCAAATGCGGCGCCGATGCCTGCCGCGGAATGGACTCCGCTCCCGGACGCCCCGGTCGAGCAGCTACTTCAGCAAAATGTCGATCCGTTGGCTCCGGCGCCTGAAGCCGAGTCCGCGACGGTTCAGTCCCCGGACGATACGATCGAACCCGGAGAGACGCTGGCAGAAACCGTGGCCAAGTTGCGTAGCAGCGATCCTGGCAGCCGCGAGCTCGAATGCCTCGCCGGCGCCATCTATTTCGAATCCAAGAGCGAAAGCCTGTCCGGCCAGCTTGCTGTCGGCCATGTCATCGCTAACCGCGCCGCCTCCGGCCGCTTCCCGTCAAGCTATTGCGGCGTGGTCTATCAGCGCAGCCAGTTCAGCTTCGTCCGCGGCCATTCGATGCCGTATATTCCGCGCGCCAGCCAGGATTGGAAAGATGCGGTGGCGATCGCCAAGATCGTCGACGAGAAGCTGCATCCCTCGCCGATGGGAAAGGCGCTGTTTTTCCACGCTCGCCGCGTGTCGCCGGGCTGGCGTATGTCGCGGGTCGGCACGCTCGGCAATCACATCTTCTATCGTTGA
- a CDS encoding PTS sugar transporter subunit IIA produces MQLSQFLDFDAIRVDLAAGNKRQLLNQLAQIAAARLSLDPSLIADAIADRERLGSTGFGGGVAFPHGKLAELDRVYALVVRLAAPIDYKAIDGAPVDLVFLLLSPPDAGAEHLKALAAVSRLMRHAGIVEKLRGARSRDAMAAVLMGAEERDAA; encoded by the coding sequence ATGCAGCTTTCCCAGTTTCTCGATTTTGATGCGATCCGCGTCGACCTGGCCGCTGGCAACAAGCGCCAGCTGTTGAACCAGTTGGCGCAGATTGCCGCCGCACGCTTGTCGCTCGATCCGTCGCTGATCGCCGACGCCATTGCCGACCGCGAGCGACTCGGCTCGACCGGCTTTGGCGGCGGGGTGGCATTCCCGCATGGCAAGCTGGCCGAACTCGACCGCGTCTATGCGCTGGTCGTCAGGCTGGCGGCGCCGATCGACTATAAAGCGATCGATGGAGCGCCGGTCGATCTCGTCTTCCTGCTGCTGTCGCCGCCCGACGCGGGCGCCGAACATCTAAAGGCGCTGGCGGCGGTCAGCCGGCTGATGCGTCATGCTGGAATCGTCGAGAAATTGCGCGGCGCCCGGTCGCGCGATGCAATGGCCGCGGTGCTGATGGGTGCTGAGGAACGCGATGCCGCCTGA
- the hpf gene encoding ribosome hibernation-promoting factor, HPF/YfiA family, translating to MDIRVAGHQVATGESLRSHVSDRLSAMADRYFSRAVAANVTFGRGPYEDFTCDIVAPVNQGVVLKSSNRANDAHVAFDGAADKIERQLKRYMDRLRERRGEADGDIIEESAAYTVFAAPADEEEPIPPAPAIVAETKVDIPEASVSDAVMMLDLRNTNALMFRNPNSGQYNMVYRRDDGTIGWVEPSSK from the coding sequence ATGGACATTCGGGTCGCGGGTCATCAGGTCGCTACCGGAGAGTCGCTGCGTTCCCATGTCTCCGACCGGCTGTCGGCAATGGCCGACCGCTATTTTTCCCGCGCGGTCGCCGCCAATGTGACGTTCGGCCGCGGACCCTATGAGGATTTCACCTGCGACATCGTCGCCCCGGTCAACCAGGGCGTGGTGCTGAAATCGTCCAATCGCGCCAACGATGCTCACGTCGCCTTCGACGGCGCCGCCGACAAGATCGAGCGCCAGCTAAAGCGCTACATGGACCGGCTTCGCGAGCGGCGCGGCGAGGCTGACGGCGACATCATCGAGGAGAGTGCCGCCTATACGGTGTTCGCCGCGCCCGCGGACGAGGAAGAACCCATCCCTCCCGCTCCGGCGATTGTCGCCGAAACAAAGGTCGATATCCCCGAAGCCAGCGTGTCCGACGCGGTGATGATGCTGGATCTTCGCAACACCAACGCGCTGATGTTCCGCAATCCCAACAGCGGTCAGTACAACATGGTCTATCGCCGGGATGATGGAACCATCGGCTGGGTCGAACCTTCGTCGAAGTGA
- a CDS encoding DUF1491 family protein, with the protein MAERLPAQLEAAALVRRAEAEGGFGTILKRGDNDRGALILLIARRGNHSACLERTLATNGEYRWQIVGPAEGADASALADWSQKRVRFDEDLWLIELDIPHPERFIAETTSQG; encoded by the coding sequence ATGGCTGAACGCCTCCCGGCCCAGCTCGAGGCGGCCGCGCTGGTTCGCCGGGCCGAAGCCGAGGGTGGCTTTGGAACCATTCTTAAGCGGGGCGACAACGACCGTGGAGCGCTGATTCTGCTAATCGCTCGTCGGGGCAATCATTCGGCCTGCCTCGAACGTACGCTGGCAACAAACGGTGAATATCGCTGGCAAATTGTCGGTCCGGCGGAAGGGGCGGACGCCTCGGCGTTGGCGGATTGGAGCCAAAAACGCGTTCGTTTCGATGAAGATTTATGGTTAATTGAACTGGACATCCCGCACCCGGAACGGTTCATCGCTGAAACGACCTCTCAGGGTTGA
- a CDS encoding CopD family protein: MLSQYQGFLGLAYPWVKAAHITFVIFWIAGLFIVPRYYIHHQATTPGSAEDRAWIEREDKARTVILAPAMLLVWLLGLLLAIHLNLWGQYWFTAKLALVLLLTAYQGWIGSYGRKLAGGHRELDDKRLRLMNEVPGILTALIVVLVIVRPF, encoded by the coding sequence ATGCTCAGCCAATATCAAGGGTTTCTTGGGCTTGCCTATCCGTGGGTCAAGGCGGCCCACATCACCTTCGTCATCTTCTGGATCGCCGGGCTGTTCATCGTCCCGCGCTATTACATCCATCACCAGGCGACGACTCCCGGATCGGCCGAGGATCGCGCCTGGATCGAGCGGGAGGACAAGGCCCGCACCGTGATCCTCGCCCCGGCGATGCTGCTGGTGTGGCTGCTAGGCCTGCTGCTGGCGATTCACCTCAACCTGTGGGGGCAGTATTGGTTTACCGCCAAGCTGGCGCTGGTGCTGCTGCTGACCGCCTACCAGGGCTGGATCGGTTCCTACGGCCGCAAGCTGGCCGGAGGCCATCGCGAGCTCGACGACAAGCGCCTGAGGCTGATGAACGAGGTGCCGGGCATTCTTACCGCCCTGATTGTCGTCTTGGTGATCGTCCGGCCTTTCTGA
- a CDS encoding ankyrin repeat domain-containing protein — translation MKSGWVKAGLALALLAAPLPAAAQDLMNGSEGESFLKAIDDGDVGKALPFLNEPGSRVATYRGYKGDTALHIVTKRRDITWVAFLLTKGADPNIGDNQGDTSLIIAARVGFEEGAREMLARGARPDATNRRGETALIIAVQQRQPHLVQLLLQAGANPDKADHAAGYTARDYAKRDTRNPQLLKLIETVKSTRKQVAGPSIN, via the coding sequence ATGAAGTCGGGGTGGGTAAAGGCAGGACTGGCTTTGGCATTGCTTGCCGCACCACTTCCGGCGGCGGCGCAGGATTTGATGAACGGGTCCGAGGGCGAGAGCTTCTTGAAGGCGATCGATGATGGCGATGTCGGCAAGGCGCTGCCATTTCTCAACGAACCGGGTTCCAGGGTTGCCACCTATCGTGGCTACAAGGGCGACACGGCGCTGCACATCGTCACGAAGCGCCGTGACATCACCTGGGTCGCCTTTCTGCTGACCAAGGGCGCTGATCCCAACATCGGCGATAATCAGGGCGATACATCCCTGATCATTGCGGCCCGTGTGGGCTTCGAGGAAGGCGCCAGGGAAATGCTGGCGAGAGGTGCCCGGCCTGACGCCACCAACCGGCGTGGGGAAACTGCACTGATCATTGCGGTCCAGCAGCGCCAGCCGCACCTGGTCCAACTGCTTCTCCAAGCGGGGGCCAATCCGGACAAGGCCGATCATGCCGCCGGCTATACCGCGCGCGACTATGCAAAACGCGACACTCGCAATCCCCAGCTGCTGAAACTGATTGAGACGGTCAAATCGACCAGGAAGCAAGTCGCCGGACCGTCGATCAACTAG
- the rho gene encoding transcription termination factor Rho encodes MHLKDLKKKTPAELVAQAEEMGIEGASTMRKQDLMFSILKLRAESGAEINGQGTIEVLNDGFGFLRSPEANYLAGPDDIYVAPNIVRRFGLRTGDTIEGEIRGPKDGERYFALTKITQINFDDPEAVRHRVNFDNLTPLYPDSKLTLDSSDPTQKDKSARVIDIVAPQGKGQRALIVAPPRTGKTVLLQNIAKAITDNHPEVFLLVLLVDERPEEVTDMQRSVKGEVISSTFDEPASRHVQVAEMVIEKAKRLVEHKKDVVILLDSITRLGRAYNTVVPSSGKVLTGGVDANALQRPKRFFGAARNIEEGGSLSIIATALIDTGSKMDEVIFEEFKGTGNSEIVLDRKVSDKRIFPSLDVGKSGTRKEELLVEQSVLSKMWVLRRILMQMGTVDAMQFLLDKMKDAKSNEDFFASMNQ; translated from the coding sequence ATGCATCTCAAGGACCTCAAGAAGAAGACCCCCGCCGAACTTGTCGCGCAAGCGGAAGAAATGGGGATCGAAGGCGCATCGACGATGCGCAAGCAGGACCTGATGTTCTCGATCCTCAAGCTTCGTGCCGAAAGCGGCGCCGAGATCAACGGCCAGGGGACGATCGAAGTCCTCAACGACGGCTTCGGATTCCTTCGCAGCCCAGAGGCCAATTACCTTGCCGGGCCCGACGACATTTATGTCGCGCCCAACATCGTCCGCCGTTTCGGATTGCGTACCGGGGACACGATTGAAGGTGAAATCCGCGGCCCCAAGGACGGCGAGCGTTATTTCGCGCTGACCAAGATTACCCAGATCAATTTCGACGATCCGGAAGCGGTCCGGCACCGGGTCAATTTCGACAATCTGACGCCGCTCTACCCAGATTCGAAGCTGACCCTCGACAGCTCCGACCCTACCCAGAAGGACAAATCGGCGCGCGTCATCGACATTGTCGCTCCTCAGGGCAAGGGGCAGCGCGCGCTGATCGTCGCCCCGCCGCGCACCGGCAAAACCGTCCTGCTGCAGAACATCGCCAAGGCGATTACCGACAATCATCCGGAGGTGTTCCTTCTGGTGCTGCTGGTGGATGAGCGGCCTGAGGAAGTGACCGACATGCAGCGCAGCGTGAAGGGCGAGGTCATTTCCTCGACGTTCGACGAGCCCGCGTCGCGTCACGTCCAGGTCGCCGAAATGGTGATCGAGAAGGCCAAGCGCCTGGTCGAGCATAAGAAGGATGTCGTCATCCTGCTCGACTCCATCACCCGCCTTGGCCGCGCCTACAACACGGTCGTGCCGAGTTCGGGCAAGGTATTGACCGGCGGTGTCGATGCCAATGCGTTGCAGCGGCCGAAGCGCTTTTTCGGCGCGGCGCGCAACATTGAGGAAGGCGGATCGCTGTCGATCATCGCCACCGCGCTGATCGATACCGGCTCGAAGATGGACGAGGTGATCTTTGAAGAGTTCAAGGGCACCGGCAACAGCGAAATCGTGCTCGACCGCAAGGTCTCCGACAAGCGCATCTTCCCGTCGCTCGACGTCGGCAAGTCCGGCACCCGCAAGGAAGAACTGCTCGTCGAGCAGAGCGTTCTCAGCAAGATGTGGGTGCTTCGCCGCATCCTGATGCAGATGGGCACGGTCGATGCGATGCAGTTCCTGCTCGACAAGATGAAGGACGCCAAGTCGAACGAGGATTTCTTCGCCTCAATGAACCAGTAG
- a CDS encoding MmcB family DNA repair protein: protein MASSPIPDCFIDGPPIAAEVARGVTRLFCRHELFAMCEVPLPNGRRADLMAIGPKGELTIVEIKVSKADLLGDQKWTDYLDYCDRFFWAVPHELAHYLEQERFLPGDAGLLIADRYDAAVMREPSTRLLAPARRKAETLRFARRAARRLSAQIDPSLGDAF, encoded by the coding sequence ATGGCTTCGAGTCCGATTCCCGATTGCTTCATCGATGGCCCGCCGATCGCGGCGGAGGTTGCGCGCGGCGTTACTCGGCTGTTCTGCCGCCACGAACTGTTCGCGATGTGCGAAGTGCCCCTGCCCAACGGACGTCGCGCCGACCTGATGGCGATTGGGCCCAAGGGCGAGCTGACGATCGTCGAAATCAAGGTCAGCAAGGCGGACTTGCTGGGCGACCAGAAGTGGACCGATTATCTCGACTATTGCGACCGCTTCTTCTGGGCGGTGCCTCACGAACTCGCGCATTATCTGGAACAGGAACGGTTCCTGCCGGGCGATGCCGGACTGCTGATTGCCGACCGATATGATGCGGCGGTAATGCGGGAGCCGTCGACCCGGTTGCTGGCGCCGGCACGGCGCAAGGCAGAGACGCTGCGCTTTGCCCGCCGCGCCGCCCGGCGGCTATCGGCCCAGATCGATCCGTCGCTGGGCGACGCCTTCTAG
- the coaE gene encoding dephospho-CoA kinase (Dephospho-CoA kinase (CoaE) performs the final step in coenzyme A biosynthesis.): protein MITLALTGSIGMGKSTVAAMFAEAGIPTFDADEVVRRLQGPGGLLVPLIEARFPNTTRDGAVDRDALSLAVLGDRDELAALEALVHPAVHHERTRFIVEHGDSPALLFDIPLLFETGGDEAFDQVIVVSAPPALQRERVLARPGMTEEKFAQILARQLPDEEKRERADFVVDTSGTLDETRAQVHNILTCLGLPTGV from the coding sequence ATGATCACCCTGGCCCTCACGGGATCGATCGGCATGGGCAAGTCGACGGTGGCGGCAATGTTTGCCGAGGCCGGCATTCCGACGTTCGACGCCGACGAGGTGGTGCGGCGCCTGCAAGGACCGGGCGGGTTGCTGGTTCCGCTGATCGAGGCGCGCTTTCCCAACACCACACGCGATGGCGCGGTCGATCGCGACGCTCTGTCGCTCGCAGTTCTCGGCGACCGGGACGAACTCGCTGCGCTGGAGGCTCTGGTGCATCCGGCGGTTCATCACGAGCGGACCAGGTTTATCGTCGAGCATGGCGATTCGCCGGCATTGCTGTTCGACATTCCATTGTTGTTCGAGACCGGCGGCGACGAGGCGTTCGACCAGGTGATCGTGGTCTCCGCGCCCCCCGCTCTCCAGCGCGAACGGGTGCTGGCAAGGCCGGGGATGACCGAGGAGAAGTTTGCACAGATTCTTGCCCGGCAGTTGCCCGACGAGGAAAAGAGGGAGCGTGCCGACTTTGTCGTCGACACATCGGGCACGCTGGATGAAACCCGCGCCCAGGTCCATAATATCCTGACTTGTCTCGGCCTGCCGACGGGTGTTTAA
- the hemE gene encoding uroporphyrinogen decarboxylase: MASALPDNAHDRGDKPLLAVLKGERRDPPPMWLMRQAGRYLPEYRELRATKGGFLELAYDPASAAEITLQPLRRFPFDGAILFSDILVVPHAMGMDLSFTAGEGPRLAPRLAEANVDDLRPAMERLDPIYETVRRVKAELKPETTFLGFAGSPWTVATYMIAGQGSREQAEARQLGYADPGKLDSILDRVAEITVDYLSGQIEAGVDAVQLFDSWAGSLSPAQFERFVIARTAWIVGKLRQRHPDTPIIGFPKGAGGKLCAYAAETGVDAIGLDETVDPAWAARELPAGLPVQGNLDPLALIAGGAELESSVRRILDALGDRPHIFNLGHGIQQTTPIAHVEQLVALVKG; this comes from the coding sequence GTGGCCTCGGCCTTGCCTGACAATGCGCACGACCGTGGCGACAAGCCCCTGCTGGCCGTCCTCAAGGGTGAACGGCGCGATCCTCCGCCCATGTGGCTGATGCGCCAGGCCGGCCGCTACCTGCCCGAATATCGCGAGTTGAGGGCGACCAAGGGCGGCTTCCTGGAGCTGGCCTATGATCCCGCGTCGGCCGCTGAAATCACCCTGCAGCCGCTGCGGCGATTCCCGTTCGACGGGGCCATCCTCTTCTCCGACATTTTGGTTGTGCCGCATGCCATGGGAATGGACCTCAGCTTTACCGCCGGCGAAGGGCCGCGCCTGGCCCCGCGGCTGGCGGAGGCGAATGTCGATGACCTGAGGCCGGCCATGGAACGGCTCGACCCGATCTACGAGACGGTTCGACGGGTTAAGGCGGAGCTCAAGCCCGAAACCACCTTCCTCGGCTTTGCCGGTTCGCCCTGGACGGTGGCGACCTACATGATCGCCGGGCAGGGCAGCCGCGAGCAGGCCGAGGCGCGCCAGCTGGGCTATGCCGATCCCGGCAAGCTGGATTCGATCCTCGACAGGGTTGCCGAGATCACCGTCGATTATCTGTCGGGCCAGATCGAGGCAGGGGTCGATGCCGTGCAGCTGTTCGACAGCTGGGCCGGCAGCCTGTCCCCGGCTCAGTTCGAGCGATTCGTCATAGCCCGCACCGCCTGGATTGTCGGAAAGCTGAGGCAGCGGCATCCCGACACGCCGATCATTGGCTTCCCCAAGGGCGCCGGCGGCAAGCTCTGCGCCTATGCAGCCGAGACCGGAGTCGACGCGATCGGGCTGGACGAGACGGTCGACCCGGCCTGGGCCGCACGCGAACTGCCCGCCGGCCTGCCGGTGCAGGGCAATCTCGATCCTCTGGCGCTGATCGCAGGCGGCGCCGAACTGGAGAGCTCGGTGCGGCGCATCCTTGACGCGCTCGGCGACCGCCCCCACATCTTCAACCTGGGCCACGGGATCCAGCAGACTACGCCGATCGCGCATGTCGAGCAGCTGGTAGCGCTGGTGAAGGGGTAG
- a CDS encoding shikimate dehydrogenase family protein, translating to MTRPYAEVIGDPVDHSLSPVIHSFWLQALGIDASYCRRRVTRAELPAYLAGKRADSDWRGSNVTMPLKLDAVTLADGASDRAVAAGAANLLMMREGKLAAANTDVGAIAILLVRLHEAKARMGSVTLLGNGGAARAALVALKLVGLANVRIQARDVAEAIKLAVEFGLEAEPAIFTATIVSDGLINATPLGMAGRDCLNCDLDNMPDQGWVFDMVYDPAETPLIAAAKARGLQTVDGLHMLVEQAATSFELLFGQKPPRDRDGELWQLLHP from the coding sequence ATGACGAGGCCCTATGCCGAAGTGATCGGCGATCCCGTAGACCATAGCCTGTCGCCAGTGATCCACAGCTTCTGGCTCCAGGCATTGGGCATCGACGCGTCCTACTGCCGGCGCCGGGTGACCCGGGCCGAACTGCCTGCCTATCTCGCCGGCAAACGAGCCGATTCGGACTGGCGCGGATCCAACGTCACCATGCCATTGAAGCTTGACGCGGTAACGCTTGCGGATGGCGCATCCGACCGGGCGGTAGCGGCCGGGGCGGCAAACCTCCTGATGATGCGCGAAGGAAAGCTGGCAGCGGCCAATACCGACGTTGGAGCCATCGCCATCTTGCTAGTCCGTCTGCACGAGGCAAAGGCGAGAATGGGCAGCGTCACCTTGCTCGGCAATGGCGGCGCGGCGCGGGCGGCACTGGTCGCGCTGAAGCTGGTCGGGTTGGCCAACGTCCGGATCCAGGCCCGCGACGTTGCAGAGGCGATCAAGCTTGCGGTCGAATTCGGCCTCGAGGCGGAACCGGCAATCTTCACCGCGACGATCGTCAGCGACGGTCTGATCAACGCCACCCCGCTCGGCATGGCAGGACGCGACTGTCTCAATTGCGACCTCGACAATATGCCGGACCAGGGATGGGTATTCGATATGGTCTACGACCCGGCGGAGACGCCCCTGATCGCCGCGGCCAAGGCTCGTGGCCTTCAGACGGTGGACGGTCTGCACATGCTGGTCGAACAGGCCGCGACCAGCTTCGAACTGCTGTTCGGGCAAAAGCCGCCGCGTGACCGCGATGGCGAACTCTGGCAATTGCTGCATCCATGA
- a CDS encoding YjbE family putative metal transport protein (Members of this highly hydrophobic protein family,regularly are found preceded by the yybP-ykoY manganese riboswitch (see RF00080). A metal cation transport function is proposed.): protein MISGFSFSSIFTAAGMAKLGQIVVGDLTMAGDNVVIMGSLAAGLPERDRKRVLMLGVAMALAFLITFAVLATQLLKITGLVFAGGLLLMWVAYNMVRELHPRPLVTHDDPDTAEIEGPPATKTFLQAAIQITIADLSMSLDNVLLVASIARDNPALLFVGLTFSVLFMGFAANYVAKLIQRYHWINYIGLAVILYVGVNMIYEGWVGGEHVLGLRNALGLS, encoded by the coding sequence ATGATCAGCGGGTTCAGCTTCTCCAGCATCTTCACTGCCGCCGGGATGGCCAAGCTTGGCCAGATCGTCGTCGGCGACCTGACCATGGCCGGCGACAATGTCGTCATCATGGGTTCGCTGGCCGCGGGGCTTCCGGAGCGGGACCGCAAGCGGGTGCTGATGCTCGGCGTGGCCATGGCCCTGGCCTTCCTGATCACCTTCGCCGTGCTGGCGACGCAGCTGCTCAAGATTACCGGGCTGGTGTTCGCCGGCGGCCTGCTTTTAATGTGGGTCGCTTACAATATGGTGCGCGAGTTGCACCCCCGGCCGCTGGTGACCCACGACGATCCTGATACCGCGGAGATTGAGGGTCCGCCGGCAACCAAGACATTCCTCCAGGCAGCGATCCAGATCACCATCGCCGACCTCAGCATGAGTCTCGACAATGTGTTGCTGGTGGCCTCGATCGCGCGCGACAATCCCGCGCTACTGTTCGTCGGGCTGACCTTTTCGGTGCTGTTCATGGGCTTCGCGGCCAACTATGTCGCCAAGCTGATCCAGCGATATCATTGGATCAACTACATCGGGCTGGCGGTGATCCTCTATGTCGGCGTCAACATGATCTACGAGGGGTGGGTCGGTGGCGAGCATGTGCTCGGCCTCCGGAACGCGCTGGGACTTTCATAA